In endosymbiont of unidentified scaly snail isolate Monju, the following are encoded in one genomic region:
- a CDS encoding STAS domain-containing protein encodes MNRIRVKNDGNKISIAIQGDFTFDLNREFRETYQSCPAGAQFEIDLRQSDYMDSAGLGMLLQLRDYAGGDSARVTITGANETIRSVLEVANFHKLFTIR; translated from the coding sequence ATGAACCGGATCCGAGTCAAGAACGACGGCAACAAGATTTCCATCGCCATCCAGGGCGACTTCACCTTCGACCTCAATCGCGAATTCCGCGAAACCTATCAATCCTGTCCTGCCGGCGCACAGTTCGAGATCGATCTGCGACAGTCCGACTACATGGACAGCGCCGGGCTGGGCATGCTGTTGCAACTGCGCGACTATGCCGGCGGTGATTCGGCGCGCGTCACCATCACCGGCGCCAACGAGACGATCCGCAGCGTGCTCGAGGTGGCCAACTTCCACAAACTGTTCACAATCCGCTGA